One Streptomyces fagopyri DNA window includes the following coding sequences:
- a CDS encoding alpha/beta hydrolase → MSLTGTSFLLTAIALVVVALVLPLVLWSRLPGPAFLRSTARMLMLLFAQGTAITLVFVLVNNANSLYDNWSDLLGTGNHVQAAADLGVDGTGGVAVRELPRIHQTFAAADGPGMRRAGGVRVTQLHGQVSGVNAEVYVWLPPQYNEPAYRNRKFPVVELLPGYPGSAKAWFGSLKVHEQLLPLMRDGQIAPFILVAPRTTLLAKVDTGCANVPGKVNADTWLSIDVPKMVTDNFRAKAAPDGWGVAGYSAGAHCATKLAVAHPDRYRAAVSMSGYNDPIGERDSLPARNVELRRRNNPFLLLRADRVPPRVALYYSGEVHDGYEAGVALEQIAKPPTTVQVVLLPRSAGGHNMALWRPQVTEVFRWLTQQIGPGARAKGSPPRSLPSAGSRRAALASGSASREAAARKP, encoded by the coding sequence GTGAGCCTCACCGGAACGTCGTTCCTCCTCACCGCGATCGCCCTGGTCGTGGTCGCCCTCGTCCTCCCCCTCGTCCTGTGGTCGCGCCTCCCCGGCCCCGCGTTCCTGCGCAGCACGGCACGGATGCTGATGCTGCTGTTCGCCCAGGGCACGGCGATCACCCTCGTCTTCGTGCTCGTGAACAACGCCAACAGCCTCTACGACAACTGGTCCGACCTCCTCGGCACGGGCAATCACGTGCAGGCGGCCGCCGACCTGGGTGTCGACGGCACCGGTGGCGTCGCGGTGCGCGAGCTGCCCAGGATCCACCAGACGTTCGCCGCGGCGGACGGCCCCGGCATGCGCCGGGCGGGCGGGGTGCGCGTCACCCAGCTGCACGGCCAGGTCTCGGGCGTGAACGCCGAGGTCTACGTCTGGCTGCCGCCGCAGTACAACGAGCCCGCCTACCGCAACCGGAAGTTCCCCGTGGTCGAGCTCCTGCCCGGCTATCCGGGCTCCGCGAAGGCCTGGTTCGGCTCCCTGAAGGTCCACGAACAACTGCTGCCGCTGATGCGCGACGGGCAGATCGCGCCGTTCATCCTGGTGGCGCCGCGCACGACGCTGCTGGCCAAGGTGGACACCGGCTGCGCGAACGTCCCCGGCAAGGTGAACGCCGACACCTGGCTCAGCATCGACGTGCCGAAGATGGTGACGGACAACTTCCGCGCCAAGGCCGCGCCGGACGGCTGGGGCGTGGCCGGCTACTCGGCGGGGGCGCACTGCGCGACCAAGCTCGCCGTCGCCCACCCCGACCGCTACCGGGCCGCGGTCAGCATGTCCGGGTACAACGACCCCATCGGTGAACGCGACTCGCTGCCCGCGCGCAACGTCGAGCTGCGCCGCCGCAACAACCCCTTCCTGCTGCTGCGCGCGGACCGTGTCCCGCCCCGCGTCGCGCTGTACTACTCGGGCGAGGTGCACGACGGCTACGAGGCGGGCGTCGCGCTCGAACAGATCGCGAAACCGCCGACGACCGTGCAGGTGGTGCTGCTGCCGCGGAGCGCCGGCGGTCACAACATGGCCCTGTGGCGCCCGCAGGTGACCGAGGTGTTCCGCTGGCTGACCCAGCAGATCGGCCCCGGCGCGCGGGCTAAGGGGTCTCCGCCTCGGTCGCTGCCGAGCGCCGGTTCCAGGCGCGCGGCGCTCGCCAGTGGAAGCGCATCGCGAGAAGCCGCAGCACGAAAGCCGTGA
- a CDS encoding trimeric intracellular cation channel family protein encodes MLQQLFSPSVQHTLDLIGIFVFAISGALLAVRKNFDVFGIAVLAEVTALGGGLLRDVVIGAVPPAAFTDLGYFLTPLLAALLVFFLHPEVERIQGAVNVFDAAGLGLFCVAGTTKAYEYGLGLTASAALGLATAVGGGVLRDVLANEVPSLLRWDRDLYAVPAIVGATMVALCIRYDALTPFTSGLAVVTAFVLRLLAMRFHWRAPRAWNRRSAATEAETP; translated from the coding sequence GTGCTTCAGCAACTTTTCAGTCCCTCCGTCCAGCACACGCTCGACCTGATCGGCATCTTCGTCTTCGCGATCTCGGGTGCCCTGCTGGCCGTACGCAAGAACTTCGACGTCTTCGGCATCGCCGTCCTCGCCGAGGTCACCGCGCTGGGCGGAGGGCTGTTGCGTGACGTGGTCATCGGGGCCGTGCCGCCGGCCGCGTTCACCGACCTCGGCTACTTCCTGACGCCGCTGCTGGCCGCGCTCCTGGTCTTCTTCCTGCACCCCGAGGTGGAGCGCATCCAGGGCGCGGTGAACGTCTTCGACGCGGCCGGACTCGGTCTGTTCTGCGTCGCGGGCACCACGAAGGCGTACGAGTACGGTCTCGGCCTGACCGCGTCGGCCGCCCTCGGGCTCGCCACCGCGGTCGGCGGCGGCGTGCTGCGTGACGTGCTCGCCAACGAGGTGCCCTCGCTGCTGCGCTGGGACCGCGACCTCTACGCGGTTCCCGCCATCGTCGGCGCCACCATGGTCGCCCTGTGCATCCGCTACGACGCGCTGACCCCTTTCACCAGCGGGCTCGCGGTGGTCACGGCTTTCGTGCTGCGGCTTCTCGCGATGCGCTTCCACTGGCGAGCGCCGCGCGCCTGGAACCGGCGCTCGGCAGCGACCGAGGCGGAGACCCCTTAG